One Dermacentor silvarum isolate Dsil-2018 chromosome 10, BIME_Dsil_1.4, whole genome shotgun sequence genomic window carries:
- the LOC125940609 gene encoding uncharacterized protein LOC125940609 encodes MSSDEEDMLGLLTVASLLAHHERLEAQENTRRQRRWWVRPALQQRAAMGHADVLLPHLRSRDIEYYRDYLRMSPSCFDTLLEMLGPRIKKSDTNYRKAIPAEHRLALAVRFLAAGETLRSSSFNFLSGRSTACVIVSEVCQAIWDILGPIYVALPSTQNEWSKVARDFEEKWDMPHCLGAIDGKHVNVECPANSGSRDRNYKGSFSKSVMAISDANYSFLYVEVGHNGSESDGGIFSRSKLQPMVVDGTLGVLPDTSLGAIGNVPYFFVGDEAFPLKTYMMRPYSKKSLHPILTGSTTASTAQSSTTQSSATSQFEELHQKRIFNYRLSRARRVVENAFGILAQKWRILRRPFKAKEDNIKKKCVCLCGFA; translated from the exons ATGAGTTCAGACGAAGAGGATATGCTCGGCCTTTTAACGGTCGCGTCTTTGCTGGCGCACCATGAACGGCTGGAAGCGCAAGAAAATACACGCCGCCAACGTCGCTGGTGGGTCCGTCCCGCCCTGCAACAGCGAGCTGCAATGGGCCATGCGGACGTTTTGTTGCCGCACCTTCGGTCTCGCGACATAGAGTACTACAGAGA CTATTTGAGGATGTCCCCGAGCTGCTTCGACACTCTGTTGGAAATGCTCGGGCCAAGGATCAAGAAGAGTGACACGAACTACCGAAAGGCAATCCCTGCAGAACACCGGCTAGCTCTAGCAGTCAG GTTCTTGGCGGCAGGGGAGACGCTACGCTCGTCGTCGTTTAATTTTCTGTCGGGCAGATCGACGGCCTGTGTCATCGTCTCTGAAGTATGCCAGGCGATTTGGGACATACTTGGACCCATATACGTGGCACTTCCGTCAACTCAGAATGAATGGTCAAAG GTTGCGAGAGACTTCGAAGAGAAGTGGGATATGCCACACTGCCTGGGCGCCATAGACGGTAAACATGTGAACGTGGAGTGCCCAGCAAACTCGGGAAGCCGAGACAGGAACTACAAGGGTTCATTCAGTAAATCAGTGATGGCAATTAGTGATGCAAACTACAG CTTCCTGTATGTTGAGGTTGGCCACAACGGAAGCGAGTCAGATGGTGGCATATTCAGTAGAAGCAAACTGCAACCCATGGTGGTTGATGGCACTCTTGGAGTTCTGCCAGACACAAGCCTTGGAGCAATTGGCAACGTCCCGTATTTTTTTGTTGGTGACGAGGCATTTCCTCTAAAGACATACATGATGCGGCCATATTCTAAGAAAA GTCTTCATCCTATTCTCACTGGGAGCACCACAGCTTCCACAGCCCAATCCTCCACTACACAAAGCAGTGCAACCAGCCAATTTGAGGAGCTGCACCAAAAGAGGATATTTAATTATAGGTTGAGCAGGGCTCGTAGAGTAGTCGAAAATGCTTTCGGTATACTCGCTCAGAAATGGCGAATTCTTCGTCGCCCCTTTAAAGCTAAAGAAGACAACatcaaaaaaaaatgtgtctgCCTGTGTGGCTTTGCATAA